A window of Balearica regulorum gibbericeps isolate bBalReg1 chromosome Z, bBalReg1.pri, whole genome shotgun sequence contains these coding sequences:
- the INIP gene encoding SOSS complex subunit C, translating into MAANPSGQGFQNKNRVAILAELDKEKRKLLMQNQSSTNHPGASIALARSPLNKDFRDHAEQQHIAAQQKAALQHAHAHSSGYFITQDSAFGNLILPVLPRLEAE; encoded by the exons ATGGCAGCAAATCCTTCAGGACAAG gtttccagaataaaaatagGGTTGCAATCCTGGCAGAACTAGacaaggagaagagaaagttaCTTATGCAAAACCAGTCTTCCACAAATCACCCTGGAGCCAG TATTGCACTTGCAAGATCACCGTTGAACAAGGATTTCCGTGATCATGCTGAGCAACAGCACattgcagcacagcagaaggctgcactgcag cacGCACATGCACATTCCTCAGGATACTTCATAACTCAAGACTCTGCATTTGGAAATCTTATTCTTCCTGTCTTACCTCGACTTGAGGCAGAATGA